TGTAAGTGAACTACAAAAGGTTTTTACCATCATCATAACACTGTTAATACATTAATTTGCACTGTTTACAGAATAACaaacaatataacgcatttatatgatttctttatttaaattattttgtttataagaaCAATATCAAAGTCGCAAAATACGtaatttctaataaaaataaaacacacattgaaaaactaaaacaaaagcaTACTACGATATATACATTCtacatacatttaatacattcagtttaatttcatatttattcgcagttatatttgattaaaatcaaaTCAGAAATTTTGCATTTTTGGTTGGACATATGTCTGTCTtgcttcaaaaaaaaaatatttgttcatttttacaaGTCTTAATTTAAATACCTATAATTTCGGGCCCATTACGGTATCATTCTCCTGAAGTTCTTATCGCCGTAAAAATACCGATGATGTAATTAATGAAAAAGCACATAACATGTTACGATTCATGCTAGACATTTAATTAACCAactattttaaagcattttgagATGCTGTTTACAAATGTGTATAACTTTAAACAACGTTTATATGAATCTGATTAAAATCAATTCTACGAATTGCATGAGGTTGTATTTATACAATCATAATCGTGGCCTTTTAATGAATGTTTGCAAGTAACATTACAAAACTCAGACACATTTAACTTTCGTAGAATTGGAATTTGACGGCGGTTTAAATATCATGACTAAAATGAAAGTgcaatgaaatattataaatgatatataACCTTCCTACGCAAAGTCAAGTTTAATATATTCTGTGTTTTTTTGTTGAATTCCGTGTAAGATTGTATTATAATTTCGTTTAATtgctacggaataccgttagggccatcgtggttacacattaaaatcaagagagcgacaatacgatagtgtgatagtacgatggcgacaatgcgatagtacgatggcgacaatgcgatagtaagcTGGTGAcaatgcgattgtacgatggcgactatgcgacaacgcgatagtacgatgacgacaatgtgaccatgcgacaatacgatggcgacagtgcgatagtacgatggcgacaatccgataATTAtgtcgtactgtcgccatcgtatcatcgcattgtcgccatcgtactatcgcgttatcgtactgtcgtcatcgtattatcgcattgtcgtcatcgtactatcgcactgtcgccatcgtatcgtcgcactgtcgtcatcgtattatcgaattgtcgccatcgcactatcgtattgtcgccatcgaattatcgcactgtcgccatcgtattgtcacacggtcgtcatcgtattatcgcactttcgcattgtcgccatcttattgtcgcactgttgtcgtcttattatcgcattgtcgccaacgtattatcgcgttatcgtactgtcgtcatcgtattatcgcattgtcgccatcgttctatcggactgtcgccatcgtattgtcgcactgtcgtcatcgtactatcgcatatTCGCCTTCGTACTATACCattttcgcattgtcgccttatggattttaatgtgtaaccacgatggccctaacggtattccgtacattGCTCAGCTACTcgtgaacatttgttttatgtgaCTTTTTCATCAATGAAAAGATGATACGATCTTACACTGAAATAACaaaaatttatattcaatatcCACAGATAGTAGTATTTCAAAGTAACTTGCCTAATAAGTAGTGacaaaactgtttttaaatttcaaatcgTCTTTTCCGTTTGATACATGTTTCTATCTCGCCACTAAGGCTAGATTGGTCATTGTAAGCTCAAGTAAGACATATGCTCGTtttagttttttttgtcacaatatatttTATGCGAATGACCCGCGACGATACCCgcacatttacgagcaaacgcgagatacgctgcacgacgtagttctcatgagctgcccgaagccaagCTCGTGTTctctcgtaaatgttcggatatcgtcgcgggaaattcacatggaatttattgtcccacaaacaataaaaacgagcattttgtatctcgtaaaatctatgttaccagaacaCTGATTCGTATGTGTTAATttcatttttcgaaatattttacgaaatattcgttgattttgagtgttattgggctttgaagtatacttaaaagtatccGGGGTACGTACATATACTTAAAGTACCCCCGGAGTGTGGCCCGTGCATTCAAGCGTATTGTCCGTATAATTTAATATACTGAAGAGTACCCGAGTTATTTGGCCACTTGATACATGTACCTTCACAAGTTAATCTTTATCTGGCTATTGTGTGCAGCTCTCTACTATGTTCCATCAGCGATATGGTACTTATCTATCACTATAAAACTTCAGCAGTGAAATATATAATTCGCTACTATGTACCTTCAGCAGTATGATATCTATCTCGCCTCTTGAAACCTTCAGCAGCAAGAATCTATGTCGTTAATATGTACATTCAGCAATATCATGTGGGTACAGCGCAACTGCAGCATTAAGATAGATATCTCGCTTCCACCCACTTGAGCAGTATTATATCAATGTCGCTCCGACGTACCTTATCTCCGCACTTGGAACCTTCAGCAGTATGATATCTGTCTCAATGTTATGTATCTCTTTCTGTggtatgatatatatttttccGCTATAAACCTTCAGATATTTTTCTCGCCTTTATAAAACCACAGCTGTGTGTCGCTGTCGTGTAATggaaatggtgtccgcctagcaaccgggatggcacggattcgatccccactgtcCGTTCTGTAAATCTACCCCAAAGACACCGTGTTCTAGGACCAGGAACGGACTCGAGAGCCTTGCAATAGTCTgagactttcgatgcaatcgagctagaaTAAATAGTTTAAAACTAAACTACAGCATTATGATATATATCTCGCCACTATAAACCTTTAGCAGTAAGACATTAATCTAGGTATGATGTACCTTCAGCAGTAGTATATATATCTCGTTACTTTTAGTAAGATAAATATCTTGTTCCTCTTTACGAGCAAACAGTATTAAATCTATATCGCTACTTTCAACCTTCAGCACTATATAGTGATATActtaatgataaataaataaataaataaataaatacataaatatatatatatatatatatatatatatatatatatatatatatatatatatatatatatatatatatatatatatatatatgctatggTATATATCGCTACTACGTACATTCAGCAGTATCATATCTATATCGCACACACAAACCTGCAACGATATTATATTTACAACCCATTCGAAAGACATCGGACctcggacatttccgataaaattaGCTGAGTTCCGGTTTTATTCCCGATACTGCCGGTCCTCGTGTCCTACAAAAAATACGTAAAACTTAGTTTTGCTTAAGAATGAAACCGAAATTTTCCGGCATGGCTTAAAGCACAATATGTACATAATCGGTGTTCTCTTGTAATTCCTAAATGTCGACCAGTTTCAATTGCTAATTTTTGACTTCAACACCAGACTCTagcatttgacatttgaacataAAATGGTATATCGATTAATCAATATTTGTCAgagtttaacatagatttgaaCTGTTTGTAGGTATCAAATCTTGATGAGTTTCCTTGAGTCTCAAGCCAGTTCTGTGTTTTACAATCaaccaatatttgtttaaatgacataaaGAATAATTCCACAATTCCTATCTAGATTATCGAAACAAAACCAAATCCATAATAAGacacattattttttaaagatgccATCCAATTAGTTATTCTGATTTCGTCATGCCGTTCTAGGATATCGATCCTCTGTCATACTAATAAATGTACACATGTATTGCAGACTTATTGTATTTTGCATGGTGTTCTTCACAAAGAGGTAATCTTCCTAGAACAATGCTttcatttacagatttatttacacCAAGCAAATATTAACAATACTCCATTTTTACGTTCGTACTTTTTCTAGAATGTCTGAGAATCCTATTCCATATATCTCGGGGCCTTATGTAAGTATAGGTTAGATTATtgaataaaacaagttaaaatatTCCGttgatttggtaggattttatagCAAAAGTAGATTTAAGCTGCAAGTTTTTCTTTTGCTTTCATCCATGATAAATTAGGCGTAAAAAGAAGAACCATGTTGATGTATATACAGATGAGATATTTACCGGATTATTTTTATAGACCCAATTGTTCGTATGATCTCAGCGGACCTCCGTTTCTAAAGACAATAATTTCCGTCTTTTGTTGATTAATTGTCAAACCAGTATGTTCACAAAATTCCGATAAAGAGTTCAATTGTAATTGTAGCTCGATCGCAAATGTTTTTCTATTTacccaaaaatattttagaacTAAAAGGCAAATGATCAGACTCATCCCGCATCTCAACACACAAATAAGTACGATGAGAACATAACTCAGTGGTTACAACATGGTAATCAACAGCACTAGCGCCATTATTTGTAGGACATGTACATTTTCCTAAACAAATCATCGTAGCTACGCTCATTAAAAATATGCATACCATGAGTACAACACAGTTAAACGAGTGTTTTCCCAAAATTGTCGTATCTTTTTGAGTCTTTATTATTTCGTGGGCGATCGAAAAGATCCGTGTTAGAGTCAACTTCTAAGATTTTTTGTGCGTGCGTAGGTGCCTTCCAAGTAAGCATTTGCAACTAACAGAACAAAAGATGCGTGTCCTTACTgtgatcgtaaaataaataagcatttaaCCATAACCAAGTTACTTTTCCTCCACACCtaagatttaattaaaataataggATCGACACGAATGTTTTTCGTAAAGTTTATTGCATAATTATTCATTTGAACGAAACCATTTTCATAGAAGTAAAAAAACTAACATATACACGTAGGtgtttaaaagatttattaaacACCTACGATTTGCCtgtgtatttaataacaaacgaCAAATGGCTTTATGACATTTGTTTTTGGCAACGGAAGAGAAAGAAGCTGAAATTTGGACCGTTATTGGAAATAGTGTTTAAGgtaaacttttcaattttaaaaaattcgctatcatcaccaacaccaccaccatcatcatcatcatcatcatcatcatcatcatcatcatcatcatcatcatcatcatcagcagcagcagcagcagcagcagcagcagcatcagcagcatcatcaatattatcatcatcatcatcatcatcatcatcatcatcatcatcatcatcatcatcatcatcatcatcatcatcatcatcatcatcatcatcaccaccaccatcatcatcatcgtagtCATCATTTTCATCTACATTATTATCGTCTGTATTAACATCTGcactattattattacttttcttCCTCTTCTTCTGCCTCTTCTGGTTATTTTGAATATAAGTAGTATTAGTATCATTTTATTAAGAAGTAGTGGTACATACCAACATTTATGTTATACAGATGGAACATAGTTTTGGGAATTAAACAGTTTTTGGAAACAATAGCCGTTTGATGTCTTACATATATTTAAGTATCCATCATTGATTGAATGCCGCACTTTACACATGTTTCAGGAAACGCAACATGGGTGAGTGGGTTACAAACTTGGTCCTAATTCTAACACTTCTTTATCACATTTCGACCGCCGAACGTTGTGAGCAGGAAATGAAGGAATGtgtctttcattttgaaattacATACCGACTTACGATGATGAATGATACGATACTGGTCTATCCCTACAATGGAAGCTTGTACGCGTATAACGTCACCAACACATCAGCAGCCGAACCCGTATCGCCGAACAATGTGATAACAGGTGATGGATGGGAGAATCCAAGACTTGTAATTGTTGTCAACGGCAAACTCCCAGGTCCAGATATAATCGTGTATGAGGGGCAAAACGTTGTGGTGCATGTCAAGAACGGTTTGCGCAGCGAGGGGACTACCATTCATTGGCACGGTCTGCACCAGGTCGGAACGCCATGGGTGGACGGTGTCCCTTACGTCACACAATGTCCGATACTTCCAGGACAGTCATTTACCTATCGGTTTAAAGCCGAGCCAAAGGGAACATTCTGGTGGCACTCGCACGTCGGAACACAGAGGTCGCATGGTTTATTCGGAGCTTTGATAGTCAAAGAAAGGACCGAGACGAGTACAGAAGATATAATACTTCAAATACAAGACTGGAATCACGACATGTATTCTGATATGGAAATTACTAAAGAAAAATACCAGGGATATGATGGAAGAATACCTTGGAAATTAATTCGTTCTCTTGACAATAGTGGGTTAACTATTGGCCCAATACATGCAGGCCTTATCAACGGAAGGGGACGATATTACGATACGGACGGCACTCACAATGGCGCTCCACTGACCATTTTCAACGTCAAGTCAGGCACAAAGTATCGGTTCCGAGTTATTGGAACTGCTTCATCGTATCCTTTCAGAGTATCTGTCGATGCTCACACATTGACTGTTGTTGCATCTGATGGTTATGACATAGATCCAGTGGAGGCGGAATCATTTGTCATTAATCCTGGCGAGAGATTTGACTTCGAGATCATGGCGAGTCAGCCTGTCGGTAACTATTGGATACGTGGAATTACTTTAGAGAAAGGACGAAACCACCGAGCAGACGCGATTTTGAATTATATAAACGCCCCTGCGTCTGAGCCAAAATCCAGCCGTAAACTCTGTACAGCAACACAACCATGCAAAGTGTTGAATTGTCCGTTCTCATATTATCCAGAAAACTACACAGAGTGTGTCAAATTAGACCAATTAAAATCGGCACCTTCCGGTGAGCCCGCACCTATATTTGAGCCTGGTAAATCTAAAgaattttttcttaattttaattttccACCCTCAGTAAACGGTAGATCGTTTGACACTCCTGATGTTAATCCTCTTTTGCAACCAAAAGAATGGGCTTCTCCTTGCACATCCCCACAGTGTGGCGATGACCATTTGTGTAAGTGTACCCATGCGTTAGAAATAGGTAATGGGGATACTGTTCAAATTGTCTTCTTTAATATGGGTAGAGGAAAAGGTGGTTCTCATCCTATACACATGCATGGACATTCTTTCTATGTATTGAAAATGGGATATGGGAAGTACAATTCGACTACAGCGGAAATCATAGCCGACAATCCAGATATAAACTGTACAGGCCCTGGTAAAGATTCTCGAAAGTCCTTTTGCACCAATGCTACATGGATAAAATGGTACTTGGCTCAACGGAAACGTTCCTAACATAGAATTGAATCATCCCCTACGAAAAGATACGATAATCGTACCAACTGGAGGATATGTTGTTCTTCGTATTAAAGCTGATAACCCGGGTTTGTGGAATATGCATTGCCACATTGAACCACACAACCTCGAAGGAATGCAGATGCTCATTAACGAGTCGTTTGCAAACATCCCGCCAGCGCCGATCGGGATACCTAATTGCTTTTCTTACCCCCCAACACCGTACAGAATAGGCCTCATAAAGAACTGCACAACAGACCAATGTAACtatattttcatttctttttgGTATTTCGTATAACAGCAAAACGTGGTTGTCGAGATGTTTATCTCggatttaaaatcaaaaacagtttTTGCCTTGATTAAACCCTTCTAAATCAGTAATCTGAAAAAGACATTTCCAAAACAATTTGcttaaaacaaacacaagttaTTTGCCTTTACGATAAATATTAGTCAACTTGCTTATTTATAGCCACGCTTACATGTGTAGTctatatatataaaatgttaacattgtTAACTGTTATCTCTGGTTCTCAACAATGGAATTATTTTTTCCATCACTTCGGATTATCTGCCTTCCAGCAAACCAGGAAGATGCACTGCCAGCCGGACATGTGACCACAGAAAACCATCAGTACCATGCTGGCCTACTTATCGCCATTCTTGTGATCCAAATCATTATGTTGCTGATGGTCAGTTTCGCGTGCTTTAAACAGCGCAACCATCCAACGTGTAAAGTTGTCCAAGGGCATGACAATCCCGGGATCAGTTTGGAACAGCAATAGACAATTCAGTTTTGGTGAATATTTTAAAAGGCTATTGTACAGATAATAAATAAAGGATTGTATTTATCAGAAATTACCCCCAACGGGGATTTCTTGTTATTGATATAAACGATGcctttgtaacttttgtcataattttataatagtttaatatatttttagcgCTTGCTTTGTagtatttacaattaaaacatgACTAATTTGATTATGATTTTCATGCACGCTTTCCCAGTCAAAATTAAACAACTATGAATTCAATTAGTCTGACTCGTTAGAATGTTTCTGTTTTggtttcatattgtattaatatatgtttCCTCTAAATAAAATTTGCTGATTTGAAATGAATATAGTACAACGACAATACAGTCTTAAAAAACTTAATACTGGTGTGGCaaacaatatttacattatgtgtaatttttaataatttcgtTAAAAGAGATATCTGTAAATATTTTGACTAGGGATTAGTTTCATAATTGttcatttcattttataatagtttaatatatttttagcgCTTGCTTTGTagtatttacaattaaaacatgACTAATTTGATTATGATTTTCATGCACGCTTTCCCAGTCAAAATTAAACAACTATGAATTCAATTAGTCTAACTCGTTAGAATGTTTCTGTTTTggtttcatattgtattaatatatgtttCCTCTTTAGAGCTTTTAATATTATTCCTTGTGCAATTTGATAGCATAAGTCAACGCGTTATATTGTTACAATTCAAGATTTCTTAAGAACtttcaatatatttacatattaagtCAATTAATCTCTGATACAATAGGAAATTTACGTTTGTTCCGACATGTAAATCCAAtgattatttggaaataaaacaatatctTCCTGTCATAATATCTCACAAGAATAATATCTCTTTTATAGAGACTTTTGTTACTTTGAAAATTATGCCTTTAAAAAGAGGAAGCATAAACTATCCAGATTATCATTAACTCTTATCGGTGAAATATTTATAAgatttcaattaattatttatctttaaatacattcgatttttattcaatatttttcgTTCCATGTTTCCTATTTTAATATCAAACATTTACCCAAGAACTTAAAAGTTCATGCTCcccatgtcagtttgtatttagtttttattgatctaTTACTCTCCTTCATAGGGCCGATCCAGAGTTAGGGTAAGGGGTATCTGGAAAATTCACGAAGCATGTGTAGCGTACAATTTAAGGTTAATTAtgattcttcaattattaaatatgtatcatcagcaaatgaagatattatatgttctttgtattttattgatatatctttTATATCTTTGATTTCCCTTACTTTATCAGCAAGAATGTCTGCACatgtaataaaaatgtaaaaaaaaaaatcgggtcTCCTTGTCGAAAATGCATCTCTATACAGAAAGTGTTTGACAAAAAGCAATCTATTTGTATAGAGGCAATAGTGTTAAGCAATaacatatttttcattgttttcaataattggtcaaaggttaaaaaaaagcTGCTCCTATAAACAGGAAAGATAAAGTATCTCTTTTTCTTTATCGATTGGCATTAATTATCCAGGAAGATTGTCTTCAGCATATTTCAATGTATCTTAAAGTTGACTAGTGTTTAACGAATAAATCGGCTGTTCATATAAGCTGTTGGGTCTTTGgagattaaaatataaagaattgtTTCAATCTATTAACAATCGAACTTGCCAATGCGTACACACCATTAAATAATGTTCATAtggtcatatattttttaaataacctcTTTGCTTGTTGTCTTTTGATTGAATGCTATAATTCCATGATTTATATTATGAACAAGAAGTTCCATATACAAGCATAATGTACACATCTCATCATGAAATGACCTTACTTTGTCCACAATACCTTTACAAAGTTTTGCTGTAAATCCATCGGAACATGGACTTTAATCTTGGTATATATTTGCAAGCGTTGTTGATACATCTTTAATATTAAGCCGTCATTTTAATAAATCAGATTGAAGTTTATTAAATGTGAGACACTAGCCAAACTATTTGGGATTCATTTAAAGTTATTAGGTTACGAGTAGACAGGAGGCAGACTGTCGGGGGTCTGTACGCCTCATTAATCTACGAGTAGAAACTAGCCAGATAGTCTGGATGTCTTTAAGAATCTTTAGGTTACGAGTGGAAACTGCTCAGACTATGGCGAGTCTTTGAGAATGACAAGACCACGACAATTTTCTATGTTATAATTCAAAACAATAGAGTAAACATTACATTATATgcaatttgattttgaaaaatgattcGGGACCTAAACGAAGGATATAAtgattttatgtaaaaaaaataatgatttgatacttaaagtaacattagtattcaaaatcaacgaaaatttcgtacagttgttcgtaaaataaacttaaccaatttaaaatcagagttccttatggcaattgccgaaatttcaacaccagatggggtctggtaaaatagatgtttgtagatacaaaatgctcgtttttgttattgttttgcatatctattcatacgacacatgaacactaaatggtgttcgtgtgtcgtatgaatatatatattcgcgggaattaattgtggccacaaataaataaaaacgagcattttgtatctacaaaaatctatgtaatcataccacatctagcgttgaaattttggctattgctataaggaacactgattgttaaggtgttaactttatttaacgaaatacttaacgaaatttagttaattttgagcgttatagagactttaaaaacacaaataaatgacgaatatgaaaaaaaaacagtttaaaaattaCAATAGCATGTACcataaatcaaatattttatgaGCCTCATAACTACA
This sequence is a window from Dreissena polymorpha isolate Duluth1 chromosome 16, UMN_Dpol_1.0, whole genome shotgun sequence. Protein-coding genes within it:
- the LOC127862823 gene encoding LOW QUALITY PROTEIN: uncharacterized protein LOC127862823 (The sequence of the model RefSeq protein was modified relative to this genomic sequence to represent the inferred CDS: deleted 1 base in 1 codon), with the translated sequence MNDTILVYPYNGSLYAYNVTNTSAAEPVSPNNVITGDGWENPRLVIVVNGKLPGPDIIVYEGQNVVVHVKNGLRSEGTTIHWHGLHQVGTPWVDGVPYVTQCPILPGQSFTYRFKAEPKGTFWWHSHVGTQRSHGLFGALIVKERTETSTEDIILQIQDWNHDMYSDMEITKEKYQGYDGRIPWKLIRSLDNSGLTIGPIHAGLINGRGRYYDTDGTHNGAPLTIFNVKSGTKYRFRVIGTASSYPFRVSVDAHTLTVVASDGYDIDPVEAESFVINPGERFDFEIMASQPVGNYWIRGITLEKGRNHRADAILNYINAPASEPKSSRKLCTATQPCKVLNCPFSYYPENYTECVKLDQLKSAPSGEPAPIFEPGKSKEFFLNFNFPPSVNGRSFDTPDVNPLLQPKEWASPCTSPQCGDDHLCKCTHALEIGNGDTVQIVFFNMGRGKGGSHPIHMHGHSFYVLKMGYGKYNSTTAEIIADNPDINCTGPGKDSRKSFCTNATWINGTWLNGNVPNIELNHPLRKDTIIVPTGGYVVLRIKADNPGLWNMHCHIEPHNLEGMQMLINESFANIPPAPIGIPNCFSYPPTPYRIGLIKNCTTDQSNQEDALPAGHVTTENHQYHAGLLIAILVIQIIMLLMSPRLLRF